A single Drechmeria coniospora strain ARSEF 6962 chromosome 03, whole genome shotgun sequence DNA region contains:
- a CDS encoding Snf7 family protein, whose product MNRIFGSKPSGPKPTLGGAIANIDTRIASIDTKLKALNGELSAYQEKLSRMRDGPGKQAIKQKALKVLQRRKAYEAEKDKLEGQVWNMEQASSMQDNLKNVMTQVDAMKTTNKELRRQYGKIDIDKIERLQDDMADLMDVGNEIQDSLARSYDIPDEVDESELDAELEALGMEQELELEMGGAVPGFLQDEVVPEFVDEPPQTEDKVKQVAG is encoded by the coding sequence ATGAACCGCATCTTTGGCTCCAAGCCCTCGGGCCCCAAGCCCActctcggcggcgccatcgccaacATTGACACGCGCATCGCCTCCATCGACACCAAGCTCAAGGCCCTCAACGGCGAGCTCTCCGCCTACCAGGAAAAGCTGTCCAGGATGCGCGATGGCCCCGGAAAGCAGGCCATCAAGCAGAAAGCCCTAAAGGTGCTGCAACGTCGCAAGGCGTACGAGGCCGAAAAGGACAAGCTCGAGGGTCAGGTCTGGAACATGGAGCAGGCCTCCAGCATGCAAGACAACCTCAAGAATGTCATGACCCAAGTAGACGCCATGAAGACGACCAACAAGGAGCTGCGCAGGCAGTACGGCAAGATCGACATTGACAAGATTGAGCGACTTCAGGATGACATGGCTGATCTCATGGATGTGGGTAACGAGATTCAAGACAGTCTGGCGCGTAGTTATGACATACCCGATGAGGTGGATGAGTCGGAGCTggacgccgagctggaggCCCTCGGGATGGAGCAGGAACTGGAACTGGAGAtgggcggcgccgtcccAGGCTTCCTCCAGGACGAGGTAGTGCCCGAGTTTGTCGACGAGCCACCACAGACGGAGGACAAGGTGAAGCAGGTGGCAGGCTAA